The proteins below are encoded in one region of Amorphus orientalis:
- a CDS encoding class I SAM-dependent methyltransferase yields MLDLAPNSGGNTYRARRFEQFRPLIDAALAGKPDGEPCRILDVGGTEAYWQAFGADLPWDRISVTVTNLTAPETSSPSMVALEADARSMPQFADESFDIVHSNSVIEHVGLWRDMKAMADEVRRLAPAYFVQTPYFWFPIEPHARTPFVQFLPESLRYRLFMARRCGFYKKAETVGQAMDAIQDAHLLDRRQMETLFPDADVVSERAFGFVKSLIAIRQA; encoded by the coding sequence ATGCTGGACCTGGCTCCGAATTCGGGTGGCAACACGTACCGCGCCCGCCGCTTCGAGCAGTTTCGACCGCTGATCGACGCAGCGCTTGCCGGGAAGCCGGATGGGGAGCCCTGCCGGATCCTGGATGTCGGCGGTACGGAGGCCTACTGGCAGGCGTTCGGCGCGGATCTTCCGTGGGACCGGATCTCGGTAACGGTCACGAACCTTACGGCGCCGGAGACATCCAGCCCTTCGATGGTCGCGCTGGAGGCTGACGCGCGGTCGATGCCGCAGTTCGCCGACGAAAGCTTCGACATCGTGCACTCCAACTCGGTGATCGAGCATGTCGGGCTCTGGCGCGACATGAAGGCGATGGCGGACGAGGTGCGCCGGCTTGCGCCGGCCTATTTCGTCCAGACGCCGTATTTCTGGTTTCCGATCGAACCGCACGCGCGTACACCGTTCGTGCAGTTCCTGCCGGAGTCGCTGCGCTACCGTCTGTTCATGGCGCGCCGCTGCGGCTTCTACAAGAAGGCCGAGACCGTCGGGCAGGCGATGGACGCGATCCAGGACGCCCATCTGCTGGATCGACGGCAAATGGAAACGCTGTTTCCGGATGCGGACGTCGTCAGCGAACGAGCCTTCGGCTTCGTCAAATCCCTGATCGCCATTCGACAGGCCTGA
- the rbfA gene encoding 30S ribosome-binding factor RbfA, producing MTMSQRQLRVGELVRHALSDVLMRGDVHGLAMPGHLITVPEVRMSPDLKVATVLVMPLGGGDPQGAVKALAGSRRELKAQLAKRVELKFLPDLRFIVDTRFDDDDRINSLLSDPEVRKDIEDDREDEA from the coding sequence ATGACCATGTCTCAACGACAGCTTCGCGTTGGCGAACTCGTCCGTCACGCCCTGTCGGACGTCCTGATGCGGGGCGACGTTCACGGCCTCGCGATGCCTGGCCATCTGATCACGGTGCCGGAGGTCCGCATGAGCCCGGACCTGAAGGTGGCCACGGTTCTGGTCATGCCGCTCGGCGGCGGCGATCCCCAGGGCGCCGTCAAGGCGCTGGCCGGCAGCCGGCGCGAACTGAAGGCGCAACTGGCCAAGCGCGTGGAGCTCAAATTCCTGCCCGATCTCCGGTTCATCGTGGACACGCGGTTCGATGACGACGACCGGATCAACTCGCTGCTGAGCGATCCGGAGGTCCGCAAGGACATCGAGGACGACCGGGAGGACGAGGCGTGA
- the truB gene encoding tRNA pseudouridine(55) synthase TruB — MSDQPSELEPTAEVPARQKRGKPPRRKREISGWLVLDKPVGLTSTEALGALKRIFHPKKVGHAGTLDPLASGLLPIAFGEATKTVPYVVDGQKIYRFSVKWGVETDTDDAEGEVTATSDLRPDRAAIEEVLETFIGDIEQVPPRYSAIKVAGERAYDLARSGEEVELKARTISVYDLRLVEILSEEEAVFEAECGKGTYVRALARDMGRALGTRGHVSSLRRLAVGPFEEADMVELDALREVAAEEGGGEAELDTYLHPVETALDALHEVTVTGSDAGRLRRGQAVILKGRDAPLFVGEAYAMAAGQLVALGEVDRGTFNPKRVFQHTERRR; from the coding sequence GTGAGCGACCAACCGTCTGAACTGGAACCGACCGCAGAGGTTCCGGCCCGACAGAAGCGCGGCAAGCCGCCGCGCCGCAAGCGCGAGATCAGCGGCTGGCTGGTGCTCGACAAGCCGGTCGGTCTGACCTCGACGGAAGCGCTGGGCGCCCTGAAGCGGATTTTCCATCCGAAGAAGGTGGGCCACGCCGGTACGCTCGATCCGCTGGCCTCCGGACTGCTGCCGATCGCCTTCGGCGAAGCCACCAAGACCGTGCCTTACGTGGTCGACGGCCAGAAGATCTACCGCTTCTCGGTCAAATGGGGCGTGGAAACGGACACCGACGACGCCGAGGGCGAGGTGACCGCCACCTCCGATCTGCGGCCGGACCGGGCGGCGATCGAGGAGGTCCTGGAGACCTTCATCGGCGACATCGAACAGGTGCCGCCCCGCTATTCGGCGATCAAGGTGGCGGGCGAACGGGCCTACGACCTCGCCCGCTCCGGCGAGGAGGTCGAACTCAAGGCGCGGACCATTTCCGTCTACGACCTCAGGCTGGTCGAGATCCTCAGCGAGGAGGAGGCGGTGTTCGAGGCGGAATGCGGCAAGGGCACGTACGTGCGGGCGCTCGCGCGCGACATGGGCCGGGCGCTCGGCACCCGCGGCCACGTCTCGAGCCTCCGGCGGCTTGCCGTCGGTCCGTTCGAGGAGGCCGACATGGTCGAGCTCGACGCCCTGCGCGAGGTCGCGGCCGAAGAGGGCGGCGGCGAAGCCGAACTCGACACCTACCTGCATCCGGTCGAGACGGCCCTGGACGCCCTGCACGAGGTGACCGTGACGGGAAGCGACGCCGGCCGGCTGCGTCGGGGACAGGCCGTCATCCTCAAGGGACGGGACGCGCCGCTGTTCGTCGGCGAGGCCTATGCCATGGCCGCCGGCCAGCTCGTCGCACTCGGCGAGGTCGACCGGGGGACGTTCAATCCGAAACGGGTGTTCCAGCACACCGAACGCCGCCGCTGA
- the rpsO gene encoding 30S ribosomal protein S15, which translates to MSITTERKQELIKEFAKSEGDTGSAEVQIAILTERITNLTEHFKSHAKDNHSRRGLLKLVSQRRHLLNYLRKVEESRYQDIIKRLGIRR; encoded by the coding sequence ATGTCGATCACGACTGAACGCAAGCAGGAACTCATCAAGGAATTCGCGAAGTCCGAAGGCGATACCGGCTCGGCCGAGGTTCAGATCGCCATTCTGACCGAACGGATCACCAACCTGACCGAGCACTTCAAGTCCCACGCCAAGGACAACCATTCCCGGCGCGGCCTCCTGAAGCTGGTCAGCCAGCGGCGTCATCTTCTGAACTATCTGCGGAAGGTGGAAGAAAGCCGCTACCAGGACATCATCAAGCGGCTCGGCATCCGCCGCTAA
- the pnp gene encoding polyribonucleotide nucleotidyltransferase has protein sequence MFNVCKETIDWGGRPLTLETGRVARQADGAVLATYGETTVLATVVSEKEPKPGFDFFPLTVNYQEKAFAAGRIPGGFFKREGRPSEHEVLTSRLIDRPIRPLFADGYKNDTQVVVTVLSHDLENAPDMVAMVAASAALTLSGVPFMGPIGGARVGLIDGEFVLNPDVDRMSESKLDLVVAGTADAVLMVESEAKELSEDEMLAAVMFGHKGFQPVIDAIIRLAEKGAKEPREHVVPDMAELQAKVKELAESDLRAAYKIPVKFERRDAIAAVKEKVVAALCSEEGGYAKEAVGGQFKKLEAAIVRNQILDDKIRIDGRDLETVRQIESQVGILPRTHGSALFTRGETQAMVVTTLGTGDDEQFVDALEGTYKSTFMLHYNFPPFSVGETGRMGSPGRREIGHGKLAWRAIHPVLPLHHEFPYTLRVVSEITESNGSSSMATVCGTSLALMDAGVPLKRPVAGIAMGLIKEGDRFAVLSDILGDEDHLGDMDFKVAGTEAGVTSLQMDIKIDGITEEIMKVALEQAKAGRAHILGEMSKALTEARTDLGEYAPRIEVITIPVDKIREVIGSGGKVIREIVEKTGAKVDISDDGTVKVASSDGKAITAALNWIKGIAAEPEVNAIYEGTVVKTVDFGAFVNFFGSRDGLVHISQLTNGRPEKVTDVVKEGDKVWVKLLGFDERGKVRLSMKVVDQETGKEIATDAA, from the coding sequence ATGTTTAACGTCTGCAAGGAAACCATCGACTGGGGCGGCCGCCCGCTGACGCTGGAGACGGGCCGCGTCGCCCGTCAGGCCGACGGCGCGGTGCTCGCCACCTACGGCGAGACCACGGTTCTCGCCACCGTCGTCTCCGAGAAGGAGCCGAAGCCCGGCTTCGACTTCTTCCCGCTGACCGTGAACTACCAGGAAAAGGCGTTCGCCGCCGGCCGCATTCCGGGCGGCTTCTTCAAGCGCGAGGGCCGTCCGAGCGAGCACGAGGTGCTGACCTCGCGCCTGATCGACCGGCCGATTCGTCCGCTGTTCGCCGACGGCTACAAGAACGACACCCAGGTCGTCGTGACGGTGCTCTCCCACGATCTGGAGAACGCGCCGGACATGGTGGCCATGGTTGCCGCTTCCGCCGCCCTGACGCTCTCGGGCGTGCCGTTCATGGGCCCGATCGGCGGCGCCCGCGTCGGCCTCATCGACGGTGAGTTCGTGCTCAATCCGGACGTCGACCGGATGTCGGAGTCCAAGCTCGATCTGGTGGTCGCCGGCACGGCCGATGCCGTGCTGATGGTCGAATCGGAGGCCAAGGAGCTTTCGGAAGACGAGATGCTCGCGGCCGTCATGTTCGGCCACAAGGGCTTCCAGCCGGTGATCGACGCGATCATCCGCCTGGCCGAGAAGGGCGCCAAGGAGCCGCGCGAGCACGTGGTTCCGGACATGGCGGAGCTTCAGGCCAAGGTGAAGGAGCTTGCCGAGAGCGACCTGCGCGCGGCCTACAAGATCCCGGTCAAGTTCGAGCGTCGCGACGCCATCGCGGCCGTGAAGGAGAAGGTCGTCGCCGCGCTCTGCTCCGAAGAAGGCGGCTACGCCAAGGAAGCCGTCGGCGGCCAGTTCAAGAAGCTGGAAGCGGCGATCGTCCGCAACCAGATCCTCGACGACAAGATCCGCATCGACGGCCGCGACCTGGAGACGGTCCGCCAGATCGAATCCCAGGTGGGCATCCTGCCGCGCACCCACGGCTCGGCTCTGTTCACCCGCGGCGAGACCCAGGCGATGGTCGTGACCACGCTCGGCACCGGCGACGACGAGCAGTTCGTGGACGCGCTGGAGGGGACCTACAAGTCCACCTTCATGCTCCACTACAACTTCCCGCCGTTCTCCGTCGGCGAGACCGGCCGCATGGGCTCGCCCGGCCGCCGCGAGATCGGCCATGGCAAGCTCGCCTGGCGCGCGATCCATCCGGTGCTGCCGCTGCACCACGAGTTCCCGTACACGCTGCGCGTGGTCTCCGAGATCACGGAGTCGAACGGTTCGTCCTCGATGGCGACCGTCTGCGGCACGTCGCTCGCCCTGATGGACGCCGGCGTTCCGCTGAAGCGTCCGGTGGCCGGTATCGCCATGGGCCTGATCAAGGAAGGCGACCGCTTCGCGGTGCTGTCCGACATCCTCGGTGACGAGGACCATCTCGGCGACATGGACTTCAAGGTGGCCGGCACCGAGGCGGGCGTGACCTCGCTGCAGATGGACATCAAGATCGACGGCATCACCGAGGAGATCATGAAGGTGGCGCTGGAGCAGGCCAAGGCCGGCCGGGCGCACATCCTCGGCGAGATGTCCAAGGCCCTCACCGAGGCCCGCACGGACCTCGGCGAGTACGCTCCGCGCATCGAGGTGATCACCATCCCGGTCGACAAGATCCGCGAAGTGATCGGCTCGGGCGGCAAGGTGATCCGCGAGATCGTGGAGAAGACCGGCGCCAAGGTCGACATTTCCGACGACGGCACGGTGAAGGTGGCCTCCTCCGACGGCAAGGCGATCACCGCCGCGCTGAACTGGATCAAGGGCATCGCCGCCGAGCCGGAAGTGAACGCGATCTACGAGGGCACGGTGGTCAAGACCGTCGACTTCGGCGCGTTCGTGAACTTCTTCGGCTCCCGTGACGGCCTGGTGCACATCTCCCAGCTGACCAACGGTCGGCCGGAGAAGGTCACCGACGTGGTCAAGGAAGGCGACAAGGTCTGGGTCAAGCTGCTCGGGTTCGACGAGCGCGGCAAGGTCCGCCTGTCGATGAAGGTCGTCGACCAGGAGACCGGCAAGGAGATCGCCACCGACGCGGCCTGA
- a CDS encoding hydrogen peroxide-inducible genes activator, protein MVTLKQLRYLDALARHRHFGQAADECAVTQPALSQQIRLLEQELRLQLVERLPRGIRLTEDGLEIARRGGRILTEARDLVDHAHHRAEVLTGSLRLGVIPSIAPYVLPKALPRLQARFPDLALSIRESLTSTLLDELNAGSLDVILVALPIAPTEKELESLTLFEDPFVLAAQAGAYDHAVLTPEAIVAEAPLLLLEEGHCLRDQALAFCRGVRPDMQARFGASSLTTILQMVANGFGVTLLPEMSMSAEVSDPRIELLRFDAPSPKRDVGLVWRRSSPRKADFIALGEVLQGCAVEAQGGDAPAIQAAPLP, encoded by the coding sequence ATGGTCACGCTGAAACAGCTTCGTTATCTCGACGCCCTCGCCCGGCACCGGCACTTCGGTCAGGCGGCGGACGAATGCGCCGTCACCCAGCCGGCGCTCTCCCAGCAGATCCGCCTGCTCGAGCAGGAACTCCGGCTCCAGCTTGTCGAACGGCTGCCCCGGGGCATCCGCCTCACCGAGGACGGGCTGGAGATCGCCCGGCGCGGCGGACGCATCCTCACCGAGGCGCGGGATCTGGTGGACCACGCCCACCACCGCGCCGAGGTGCTGACCGGATCGCTGCGGCTCGGCGTCATCCCGTCGATCGCGCCCTACGTGCTCCCGAAGGCGCTGCCGCGGCTGCAGGCGCGCTTTCCCGACCTGGCGCTCTCCATCCGCGAATCCCTCACCAGCACGCTTCTGGACGAGCTCAACGCCGGGAGCCTCGACGTCATTCTCGTTGCCCTGCCGATCGCGCCGACGGAGAAGGAGCTGGAATCCCTCACCCTGTTCGAGGACCCGTTCGTGCTCGCCGCGCAGGCCGGCGCCTACGATCATGCCGTCCTGACACCCGAGGCGATCGTCGCGGAAGCGCCGCTTCTGCTGCTGGAGGAAGGCCACTGTCTGCGCGATCAGGCGCTGGCGTTCTGCCGCGGCGTGCGGCCGGACATGCAGGCGCGGTTCGGCGCGTCCAGCCTGACCACGATCCTGCAGATGGTGGCCAACGGGTTCGGCGTCACGCTCCTGCCGGAGATGAGCATGAGCGCGGAGGTCAGCGATCCGCGCATCGAGCTGCTCCGGTTCGACGCGCCGAGCCCGAAACGCGACGTCGGCCTGGTCTGGCGGCGGTCGTCGCCCCGCAAGGCCGACTTCATCGCCCTCGGCGAGGTGCTGCAGGGCTGCGCGGTCGAGGCCCAGGGCGGCGACGCCCCGGCGATCCAGGCGGCGCCCCTTCCCTGA
- the katG gene encoding catalase/peroxidase HPI — MDAKVEKSGGCPVVHGVTNMSMRSNRDWWPNQLNLKILHQFSSLSDPMSEEFNYAEAFKKLDYWALKKDIEQLLVDSQEWWPADFGHYGPFMIRMAWHSAGTYRQGDGRGGGGRGQQRFAPLNSWPDNVNLDKARRLLWPIKQKYGNAISWADLMILTGNVALESMGFKTLGFAGGRADVWEPEEDVYWGSEDEWLELSGGENSRYSGDRELENPLAAVQMGLIYVNPEGPDGNPDPVAAAKDIRETFARMAMNDEETVALIAGGHTFGKTHGAGDPISLGVKPEEGVLASQGLGWESSHGSGFGDDTISGGPEVTWTQTPIQWSNNFFENLFAFEWELEKSPAGAYQWVAKDAPENIPYAHNPSKFRKPTMLTTDLSLRFDPEYEKISRRFYENPDQFADAFARAWFKLTHRDMGPKTRYLGPEVPDVDLLWQDPIPPVDHVLVDDVDIKELKQQILATGLSVQELVKTAWGAAASFRGSDKRGGANGGRIRLEPARNWKVNEPEQLARVLDKLEGVQKAFNDAQTGNKKVSLADIIVLAGSAAIEKAAIDAGHPVEVPFVPGRMDASQEQTDVDAYGVLEPVADAFRNYQRERFAITGEELMLDKAQLLTLTAPEMTVLVGGMRALGANHGGSRHGIFTDRPGQLTNDFFVNLLDMSTKWEPTDDTEEEFEGRDRKTGDLKWTATRVDLVFGSNSQLRALAEVYGQRDNQHKFVKDFVKAWVKVMNADRFDLA; from the coding sequence ATGGACGCGAAAGTCGAAAAATCGGGCGGGTGCCCCGTCGTGCACGGGGTCACCAACATGAGCATGCGGTCGAACCGCGACTGGTGGCCGAACCAGCTCAATCTCAAGATTCTGCATCAGTTCTCGTCGCTCTCCGACCCGATGAGCGAGGAATTCAACTACGCCGAGGCGTTCAAGAAGCTCGACTACTGGGCGCTGAAGAAGGACATCGAGCAGCTGCTGGTCGACAGCCAGGAATGGTGGCCGGCGGACTTCGGCCACTACGGCCCGTTCATGATCCGCATGGCCTGGCATTCCGCCGGCACCTACCGCCAGGGCGACGGCCGCGGCGGCGGCGGACGCGGGCAGCAGCGCTTCGCGCCGCTGAACTCGTGGCCGGACAACGTCAATCTGGACAAGGCGCGCCGCCTGCTGTGGCCGATCAAGCAGAAATACGGCAACGCGATCTCCTGGGCGGATCTGATGATCCTGACCGGCAATGTCGCGCTGGAGTCCATGGGCTTCAAGACGCTCGGTTTCGCGGGCGGCCGCGCCGACGTGTGGGAGCCGGAAGAGGACGTTTACTGGGGCTCCGAGGACGAGTGGCTGGAGCTCAGCGGCGGCGAGAACAGCCGTTACAGCGGCGACCGTGAGCTGGAGAACCCGCTGGCCGCCGTCCAGATGGGCCTCATCTACGTCAATCCGGAAGGCCCCGACGGCAATCCGGATCCGGTGGCCGCGGCCAAGGACATCCGCGAGACGTTCGCCCGCATGGCCATGAACGACGAGGAAACCGTCGCCCTGATCGCCGGCGGCCACACCTTCGGCAAGACCCACGGCGCCGGCGATCCGATCAGCCTCGGCGTCAAGCCGGAGGAAGGCGTGCTCGCCTCCCAGGGGCTGGGCTGGGAAAGCAGCCACGGCTCCGGCTTCGGCGACGACACGATCAGCGGCGGCCCGGAAGTCACCTGGACCCAGACGCCGATCCAGTGGAGCAACAACTTCTTCGAGAACCTGTTCGCCTTCGAGTGGGAGCTGGAGAAGAGCCCGGCCGGCGCCTATCAGTGGGTGGCCAAGGATGCGCCGGAGAACATCCCGTACGCCCACAATCCGTCGAAGTTCCGCAAGCCGACCATGCTGACGACGGACCTCTCGCTCCGGTTCGATCCGGAATACGAGAAGATCTCGCGGCGCTTCTACGAGAACCCGGACCAGTTCGCCGACGCGTTCGCCCGCGCCTGGTTCAAGCTGACCCACCGCGACATGGGTCCGAAGACCCGCTATCTCGGCCCGGAAGTGCCGGACGTGGATCTGCTGTGGCAGGACCCGATCCCGCCGGTGGACCATGTCCTCGTCGATGATGTGGACATCAAGGAGCTCAAGCAGCAGATCCTGGCGACCGGCCTGTCGGTGCAGGAGCTCGTCAAGACCGCCTGGGGCGCGGCCGCGAGCTTCCGCGGCTCCGACAAGCGGGGCGGCGCGAACGGCGGCCGGATCCGTCTCGAGCCGGCGCGGAACTGGAAGGTCAACGAGCCGGAGCAGCTCGCCCGGGTCCTGGACAAGCTCGAAGGCGTCCAGAAGGCCTTCAACGACGCCCAGACCGGCAACAAGAAGGTCTCGCTCGCCGACATCATCGTGCTCGCAGGCTCTGCGGCCATCGAGAAGGCGGCGATCGATGCCGGTCATCCGGTCGAGGTGCCGTTCGTGCCGGGCCGTATGGACGCCAGCCAGGAGCAGACCGACGTGGATGCCTATGGCGTGCTGGAGCCGGTGGCCGACGCCTTCCGCAACTATCAGCGGGAGCGCTTCGCCATCACCGGCGAGGAGCTGATGCTCGACAAGGCTCAGCTCCTGACGCTGACGGCGCCGGAAATGACCGTTCTGGTCGGCGGCATGCGCGCTCTGGGCGCCAACCACGGCGGCTCCAGGCACGGCATCTTCACCGATCGTCCGGGCCAGCTGACCAACGACTTCTTCGTCAATCTGCTCGACATGAGCACGAAGTGGGAACCCACCGACGACACCGAGGAGGAGTTCGAGGGCCGCGACCGCAAGACCGGCGACCTGAAGTGGACCGCCACCCGCGTCGATCTGGTGTTCGGCTCGAACTCCCAGCTGCGCGCCCTGGCGGAGGTCTACGGCCAGCGCGACAACCAGCACAAGTTCGTCAAGGACTTTGTAAAGGCCTGGGTGAAGGTCATGAACGCGGATCGATTCGACCTCGCCTGA
- a CDS encoding TMEM43 family protein: MSARDRSRRIKSTVFGIALVAVGAGLLHWNERRVADSWQTLTAGEAAVVPVSHGHIDPANEGRLVHVSGPVRTRATPTDPDYGMSAPGALRLERVAEMFQWVEHKRIIQNATETAARNKRTTYSYEREWVDRPVISRRFRREEGHENPPMPLKGRTFNLDRAEIGAFRVPGSQLAAVATPEPIPIPARKVDEIASTAGVEGDVHLVDGRLVFGTDPDDPQIGDIRLSFTQRYLGEATAVGLQRGDLVWPYETEGNGRIYLLRPGRVPVEDIFDHARSANLKEEWTLRVVGLALMFGGLIALIRRFSAGGGPVFARFGGVRGSVALALGLSIFIGAVAAGSGWYAVLPGFAITVLSGGAALALVVWGAGWWQGSRPGRASASEIT; the protein is encoded by the coding sequence ATGTCTGCAAGAGACCGCAGTCGTCGCATCAAGTCCACGGTGTTCGGCATCGCTCTGGTCGCCGTTGGCGCGGGGCTTCTCCATTGGAACGAACGGCGCGTCGCCGACAGCTGGCAGACCCTGACGGCGGGTGAAGCCGCGGTCGTGCCCGTTTCCCACGGGCATATCGATCCGGCCAACGAGGGTCGGCTGGTCCACGTGTCCGGGCCGGTCAGGACACGCGCGACGCCGACGGATCCAGACTATGGCATGTCGGCACCCGGCGCGCTTCGCCTCGAACGTGTCGCCGAAATGTTCCAGTGGGTCGAGCACAAGCGCATCATTCAGAACGCCACGGAAACGGCCGCGCGCAACAAGCGCACCACCTACAGCTACGAGCGGGAATGGGTCGACCGACCGGTCATTTCCCGACGGTTTCGTCGCGAGGAGGGGCACGAAAACCCGCCGATGCCTCTGAAGGGGCGCACGTTCAACCTCGATCGCGCCGAGATCGGTGCCTTTCGCGTTCCGGGTTCGCAACTCGCTGCGGTGGCAACACCCGAACCGATTCCCATTCCGGCCCGGAAGGTCGATGAGATCGCGTCAACCGCCGGCGTGGAGGGCGACGTGCATCTTGTCGACGGCCGGTTGGTCTTCGGAACCGATCCCGACGATCCGCAGATCGGCGACATTCGGTTGTCCTTCACACAGCGTTATCTGGGCGAGGCGACGGCCGTTGGCCTCCAGCGCGGCGACCTGGTGTGGCCCTACGAAACCGAGGGGAACGGCCGGATCTATCTCCTGCGGCCGGGCCGGGTGCCGGTCGAGGACATCTTCGACCATGCGCGCAGCGCGAACCTGAAGGAAGAATGGACGCTGCGTGTCGTTGGCCTTGCGCTCATGTTCGGCGGTCTGATCGCCCTGATCCGGCGCTTTTCGGCGGGCGGCGGGCCGGTCTTCGCCCGTTTCGGAGGCGTCCGAGGATCGGTCGCACTCGCGCTCGGCCTTTCGATCTTCATCGGCGCCGTGGCTGCAGGCAGCGGCTGGTATGCGGTTCTTCCGGGCTTCGCGATCACGGTTCTTTCCGGCGGCGCCGCGCTGGCGCTCGTTGTCTGGGGTGCAGGGTGGTGGCAGGGCTCCCGGCCCGGCCGGGCGTCTGCGTCCGAGATCACGTGA
- a CDS encoding vWA domain-containing protein, whose translation MTGTPIRFRRLGFAARLACAMALATLMTFTSGAARAQSPDVGEAAALVRSFLAEHGRRFDAGQTPLLNDAAAARPYVVDGLAHDGLQGALQFDPVYNGQDADVSGIEVRPDPEMPLLQGAAQIQVKLVNFGRPMTFVYTLVQVPPSGRWQISDIYSEDDGWSLLDLVQDAGFSVRSSGPDVTFDASGGGTPADTAVGPGDPDADVGMEMGDLPGDGTVSGGSDLVFILDGSGSMWGQIDGVAKITTAKRALSGLLGDLAPGTNVGLMAYGHRREGDCGDTELIYPVTHMDPAQFSPAIEAITPRGKTPIAASLVAARRAFSGADRPANVLLISDGIETCGGDPCAAAAELAAHGIDTRVHVVGFDLTADEQAALQCIAEKGNGNYYAAANADEFLDAVNQAVRVAETERPEPAPEPVPAPAGPETVFEETFDGPDIDPAWQVLNPAENLATLDGNGALFVAAIGGDTTDRSPEALNRFVLDEPLPDGDFDLVLAFRTDAQSGNESVWLSLFEDAHNQVGASAWIYTKGCGAYLGLTLTRLSGPLDGKPETTGFDINLFDGPMVDNICNAGPRAYADAVLAALSDTGAELRLKRRGRDLTAALRMELPAAEGRAAEPFEIESEPVTILRIGGKPSFLMGQFGKAGAGESLFEVERFAIEKPVG comes from the coding sequence ATGACCGGAACACCGATCCGCTTCCGCCGATTGGGCTTCGCCGCCCGTCTCGCCTGTGCCATGGCGCTCGCGACGCTGATGACCTTCACATCGGGCGCGGCCAGGGCCCAGAGCCCGGACGTGGGCGAGGCGGCGGCGCTGGTGCGCTCCTTCCTCGCCGAGCACGGCCGGCGGTTCGACGCGGGCCAGACGCCGCTCCTGAACGATGCCGCCGCGGCCCGCCCCTATGTCGTCGACGGGCTCGCCCACGACGGGCTGCAGGGCGCGCTCCAGTTCGACCCCGTCTACAATGGCCAGGATGCGGACGTGTCCGGGATCGAGGTCCGTCCCGATCCGGAGATGCCGCTGCTTCAGGGCGCCGCCCAGATCCAAGTGAAGCTGGTCAATTTCGGACGCCCGATGACGTTCGTCTACACGCTGGTGCAGGTGCCGCCGTCCGGGCGCTGGCAGATCAGCGACATCTACTCCGAGGACGACGGCTGGTCGCTGCTGGACCTGGTCCAGGATGCCGGCTTCAGCGTTCGCTCGTCCGGCCCCGACGTGACGTTTGATGCGTCGGGCGGCGGGACGCCCGCCGATACCGCCGTTGGTCCGGGCGACCCCGATGCCGACGTCGGCATGGAGATGGGGGACCTGCCGGGGGACGGGACCGTTTCCGGCGGGAGCGATCTGGTCTTCATTCTCGACGGGTCCGGGTCGATGTGGGGGCAGATCGACGGGGTGGCGAAGATCACCACCGCGAAGCGGGCGCTTTCGGGCCTTCTGGGCGATCTCGCCCCCGGGACCAATGTCGGGCTGATGGCCTATGGGCACCGGCGCGAGGGCGACTGCGGCGACACCGAGCTGATCTATCCGGTCACCCACATGGATCCGGCCCAGTTCAGCCCGGCCATCGAGGCGATCACGCCGCGCGGCAAGACGCCGATCGCCGCGTCGCTGGTGGCGGCACGGCGGGCGTTTTCGGGGGCGGACCGCCCGGCGAACGTCCTGCTCATCTCCGACGGGATCGAGACCTGCGGCGGCGACCCGTGCGCGGCCGCGGCCGAACTCGCCGCCCACGGGATCGACACCCGCGTCCATGTGGTCGGCTTCGATCTGACCGCCGACGAACAGGCCGCGCTCCAGTGCATCGCGGAGAAGGGGAACGGCAACTACTACGCCGCCGCCAACGCCGACGAGTTCCTGGATGCGGTGAACCAGGCGGTGCGCGTCGCCGAAACCGAGCGGCCGGAGCCGGCACCGGAACCGGTGCCAGCGCCAGCAGGTCCGGAAACCGTGTTCGAGGAGACGTTCGACGGACCCGACATCGATCCGGCCTGGCAGGTGCTGAACCCGGCCGAAAACCTCGCGACCCTCGACGGGAACGGCGCGCTGTTCGTGGCGGCCATCGGCGGCGACACCACCGACAGGAGCCCGGAGGCGCTCAACCGGTTCGTGCTGGACGAACCTCTTCCGGACGGCGATTTCGACCTCGTCCTGGCGTTCCGGACCGATGCCCAGAGCGGCAACGAGAGTGTCTGGCTCTCCCTGTTCGAAGACGCGCACAACCAGGTCGGCGCGTCCGCCTGGATCTACACCAAGGGCTGCGGCGCCTATCTCGGCCTGACCCTGACGCGTCTGTCGGGCCCGCTCGACGGCAAGCCCGAGACAACCGGTTTCGACATCAATCTTTTCGACGGGCCGATGGTCGACAACATCTGCAACGCCGGCCCGCGCGCCTACGCCGATGCGGTGCTGGCCGCGCTTTCCGACACCGGGGCGGAGCTGCGCCTGAAGCGGCGCGGACGGGACCTCACCGCCGCCCTGCGGATGGAACTACCAGCCGCGGAAGGCCGCGCCGCGGAACCGTTCGAGATCGAGAGCGAGCCCGTCACGATCCTGCGCATCGGCGGCAAGCCCAGCTTCCTGATGGGCCAGTTCGGCAAGGCGGGCGCCGGCGAGAGCCTCTTCGAAGTCGAGCGGTTCGCAATCGAGAAGCCGGTCGGATGA